The following are encoded in a window of Deltaproteobacteria bacterium genomic DNA:
- the gltB gene encoding glutamate synthase large subunit, whose amino-acid sequence MGANLNENRQASEIRELIDRWIFPTGRDHDACGVGAVSVGRTPQGRKAIDLALKAVCNFEHRGACMPDGTGDGTGFLIDIPKPFFARALAEATPGADSSVLDGTGWGVATLFITPSLSDETAREICEKALASMGITIALWRHVPLDPSGLGTLAASATPKMRHVLMRWTPCASDEQTLRLMFKAQRRLEDSIRAADLPIYIVSFSDRVLVYKAMAAGAQFTRLFPDLVAPDFEVGTVVFHRRFATNTSPNWNMCQPFRLLCHNGEINTIQGNRQAVRTWERYVAASGRFEDDWPANSLIPNQSDSADLDGAVQAYHAEGRTLAYVLAILMPKSWENSSRNFAPEMRAFFEFHKRAMGSMGAWEGPAAILAYDGRQLIASLDRMGLRPLRVSQSIDGTFMAASEHGIFEHNPEQIVFRQQLTPGDLVRFDLDTQRIVHSADVYYEILRETAPMLKTTFRDINSRQIHAPTSYGIDDTISHPDLFHFRGRLGAYLRAWGWDSKMRQESTDHLIDLGKEEIYSMGYDRAMPALSVDGPTIYQFFQQRFALVTNPPIDPYREGRDMALVTYLGRMPDVPPRTSPDAVNLRLKSPILTMRTISEIAGSEHMPARVVRMTFAAGGTGADMRAALDDVIEKSLSAAREGVQVLVLSDRGCFSENQWPVPAPLAVCSVNDALIEHGLRPLTSIVVQSGEVSEAHDVAVLIALGATAVHPHALFRYAMERSRIKGRQIGTGMKNATEGLEEGLRKIMSKMGICTIQGYRGSMLFEAVGLGPDVKKYLPGIPSRVGGVDFDALADDVAHRVRHAAAIDELPEFDFDERSYNDPMRIALWEVARSGGELEWKKYSLQTESRRPCTIRDLVRIEPPEGVEPKEPLPAQAIMRDCAFGGGMSHGALTAAAHGAIAQAANEIGMMTNSGEGGEDRRRNRTGELAHMRSRIRQVATGRFGVDAEYLVNADEIQVKMAQGAKPGEGGQLMSAKVTDEIARLRYCRPGIDLISPPPHHDIYSIEDLKQLIYDLRAVNPQARISVKLCAVTGIGTIAAGVVKAGADIIEIDGVEGSTGASPRSSLQHTGLPTELGLREVHLALTELGLRDGVKLRAGGGVKTEHDAVKYMLMGADQFVLATTLMIAQGCIHCNCCHLGTCPTYIAGMKNTRAVWPGSHAHVKNFLLAFGQGVAELVAKLGFSHPEELVGRVDLLRRRELSEIARNLKDAYGFEPDRFLRRAELMDPSIVLTDVKVHAPDVRAASRTSIDNLDHSVRLLMEADDELRTAIDDGRPLQRRYKVHSSSSVDFGVGVAGRLARKWGRDGWPTAGTIHLHTTGTGGQSYGAFCVKGMDLRHTGSCNDHVGKGMSGGRVVIAQPENFSGKTWQTTIVGNTVAFGATGGKLFIQGRAGQRLGVRNSGATIVCEGAGQYACEYMTAGTVVLLGPMGDHIGAGMTDGVAYLYDPDGTQDVRFMIDERSVAISTPSEDELYEVLAALLDEYHEATGSARAIEARQNLYQFTKITPLAAVYEEMKKKFAVDLGKTIAG is encoded by the coding sequence ATGGGTGCGAATTTGAACGAGAACCGACAAGCGAGCGAAATTCGGGAGTTGATCGACCGCTGGATATTCCCCACGGGCCGCGACCACGATGCGTGCGGCGTGGGGGCCGTTTCGGTCGGTCGGACGCCGCAGGGACGCAAGGCGATCGATCTCGCGCTCAAGGCCGTGTGCAATTTCGAGCACCGCGGCGCGTGCATGCCCGACGGAACGGGCGACGGCACCGGCTTTCTGATCGATATCCCCAAGCCGTTTTTCGCGCGCGCCCTCGCCGAGGCGACTCCCGGCGCCGACAGTTCGGTCCTCGACGGCACCGGCTGGGGTGTGGCGACGCTCTTCATCACGCCGTCGTTGTCCGACGAAACGGCCCGGGAAATTTGCGAGAAAGCGCTGGCGTCGATGGGCATCACCATCGCGCTCTGGCGGCATGTTCCCCTCGATCCCTCGGGGCTCGGCACGCTCGCGGCGAGCGCCACGCCGAAAATGCGGCACGTGCTCATGCGCTGGACGCCCTGCGCGAGCGACGAACAGACGCTGCGACTGATGTTCAAGGCGCAACGACGCTTGGAAGACAGCATCCGCGCCGCGGATCTGCCGATCTACATCGTTTCGTTTTCCGACCGCGTGCTGGTGTACAAGGCGATGGCGGCGGGCGCGCAGTTCACGCGGCTCTTCCCGGACCTCGTCGCGCCCGATTTCGAAGTCGGCACGGTGGTTTTCCACCGGCGATTCGCGACCAACACCTCGCCGAACTGGAATATGTGCCAGCCGTTCCGCCTGCTGTGCCACAACGGCGAGATCAACACGATCCAGGGCAACCGGCAGGCCGTGCGCACGTGGGAGCGGTACGTCGCCGCGAGCGGTCGGTTCGAGGACGACTGGCCGGCGAATTCGCTGATCCCGAACCAGAGCGATAGCGCGGACCTCGACGGCGCGGTGCAGGCATATCATGCCGAGGGCCGCACCTTGGCCTACGTGCTCGCGATCCTGATGCCGAAATCCTGGGAGAACTCGTCACGCAACTTCGCGCCGGAGATGCGCGCGTTCTTCGAGTTTCACAAGCGCGCCATGGGCTCGATGGGCGCCTGGGAAGGTCCCGCGGCGATTCTCGCTTACGACGGTCGGCAGCTCATCGCCTCGCTCGATCGCATGGGGCTTCGCCCGCTACGCGTGAGCCAGAGCATCGACGGCACCTTTATGGCGGCGTCGGAGCACGGCATCTTCGAGCACAACCCCGAGCAGATCGTTTTTCGGCAGCAGCTCACGCCGGGCGATCTCGTGCGTTTCGACCTCGACACGCAGCGCATCGTTCACTCGGCGGACGTGTACTACGAGATCCTGCGCGAAACCGCGCCCATGCTCAAAACCACGTTCCGCGACATCAATTCGCGCCAGATTCACGCGCCGACCAGTTACGGCATCGACGACACGATCTCGCATCCCGATCTCTTTCATTTCCGGGGCCGCCTCGGCGCGTACCTGCGCGCGTGGGGTTGGGATTCGAAAATGCGCCAGGAGAGCACCGATCATCTGATCGACCTGGGCAAGGAAGAGATCTACTCGATGGGATACGACCGGGCGATGCCCGCCCTGTCGGTCGACGGCCCGACCATTTACCAGTTCTTCCAGCAGCGCTTCGCGCTCGTCACCAACCCGCCGATCGACCCCTACCGCGAGGGGCGCGACATGGCGCTGGTGACCTACCTCGGGCGCATGCCGGACGTGCCGCCGCGCACGAGCCCCGACGCGGTGAATCTGCGCCTCAAGTCACCGATCCTCACCATGCGCACGATCTCCGAAATCGCCGGATCGGAGCATATGCCGGCTCGCGTTGTTCGGATGACGTTTGCCGCGGGCGGCACCGGCGCGGACATGCGCGCGGCGCTCGACGACGTGATCGAGAAGTCGCTGTCCGCGGCGCGCGAAGGCGTGCAGGTGCTGGTTCTTTCCGACCGCGGATGCTTCTCCGAGAACCAGTGGCCCGTGCCCGCACCGCTGGCCGTCTGTTCGGTCAACGATGCGCTGATCGAGCACGGCCTGCGCCCGCTGACGAGCATCGTGGTGCAGTCCGGCGAGGTCAGCGAGGCGCACGACGTGGCGGTACTGATCGCGCTGGGCGCGACGGCGGTGCATCCGCACGCCCTGTTCCGCTACGCCATGGAACGCAGCCGCATCAAGGGCCGTCAGATCGGCACCGGCATGAAGAACGCCACCGAGGGTCTCGAAGAGGGCCTTCGCAAGATCATGTCCAAGATGGGCATCTGCACGATTCAGGGCTACCGCGGCTCGATGCTCTTCGAGGCCGTCGGCCTTGGTCCCGACGTGAAGAAATACCTGCCGGGCATTCCGTCGCGCGTGGGCGGCGTGGATTTCGACGCGCTCGCGGACGATGTCGCCCATCGCGTGCGTCACGCGGCGGCGATCGACGAACTGCCCGAGTTCGATTTCGACGAGCGCAGCTACAACGACCCCATGCGCATCGCGCTGTGGGAGGTCGCGCGCAGCGGCGGCGAGCTGGAGTGGAAGAAGTACTCGCTTCAGACCGAGAGCCGCCGACCGTGCACGATTCGCGACCTCGTGCGGATCGAACCGCCCGAGGGCGTCGAGCCCAAGGAGCCGCTGCCCGCGCAGGCCATCATGCGCGACTGCGCATTCGGCGGCGGCATGTCGCACGGAGCGCTGACTGCGGCGGCGCACGGCGCGATCGCGCAGGCGGCCAACGAGATCGGCATGATGACCAACAGCGGCGAGGGCGGCGAGGACCGGCGGCGCAACCGCACGGGCGAACTCGCGCACATGCGCAGCCGAATCCGCCAGGTCGCGACCGGTCGATTCGGCGTCGATGCCGAATACCTCGTCAACGCCGACGAAATCCAGGTCAAAATGGCGCAGGGCGCCAAGCCCGGCGAGGGCGGCCAGCTCATGTCGGCCAAGGTCACCGACGAGATCGCCCGGCTGCGTTACTGCCGCCCGGGCATCGACCTCATCAGTCCGCCGCCGCACCACGACATCTACTCGATCGAGGACCTCAAGCAGCTCATCTACGATCTGCGCGCGGTGAACCCGCAGGCGAGGATCTCCGTGAAGCTGTGCGCGGTCACCGGCATCGGAACCATCGCCGCGGGCGTGGTCAAGGCGGGCGCCGACATCATCGAGATCGACGGCGTCGAGGGCAGCACCGGCGCGTCGCCGCGCTCGTCGTTGCAGCACACGGGATTGCCCACGGAACTCGGACTGCGCGAGGTGCATCTCGCCCTCACGGAGCTCGGCCTGCGCGACGGCGTGAAGCTGCGCGCCGGCGGCGGCGTCAAGACCGAGCACGACGCGGTCAAGTACATGCTGATGGGAGCGGACCAGTTCGTTCTCGCGACGACGCTGATGATCGCGCAGGGCTGCATCCACTGTAACTGCTGCCACCTCGGCACCTGCCCCACCTACATCGCCGGAATGAAAAACACGCGCGCGGTGTGGCCCGGGTCGCATGCGCACGTCAAGAATTTCCTGCTGGCCTTCGGTCAGGGCGTGGCGGAACTCGTCGCGAAGCTCGGCTTCTCGCACCCCGAGGAACTCGTCGGGCGCGTCGACCTGCTGCGCCGCCGCGAGCTTTCCGAAATCGCGCGCAACCTGAAGGACGCATACGGCTTCGAGCCCGACCGATTCCTGCGGCGCGCCGAGTTGATGGATCCGTCGATTGTACTGACGGATGTGAAGGTTCACGCGCCGGACGTCCGAGCCGCGAGCCGCACGTCCATCGACAATCTTGACCACTCGGTCCGGTTGCTGATGGAGGCGGACGACGAGCTGCGAACGGCGATCGACGACGGTCGGCCGCTCCAACGCCGATACAAGGTGCACAGCAGCAGCTCGGTCGATTTCGGCGTCGGCGTGGCGGGGCGGCTCGCGAGAAAATGGGGCCGCGACGGCTGGCCGACCGCCGGGACGATTCATCTGCACACCACCGGCACCGGCGGGCAGAGCTACGGAGCGTTCTGTGTGAAGGGCATGGACCTGCGCCACACGGGTTCGTGCAACGACCACGTCGGTAAGGGCATGAGCGGGGGCCGCGTCGTCATCGCCCAGCCGGAGAATTTCTCGGGTAAGACGTGGCAGACGACGATTGTCGGCAACACGGTCGCGTTCGGCGCGACGGGCGGCAAGCTGTTCATCCAGGGCCGCGCGGGACAGCGCCTCGGCGTGCGCAACTCCGGCGCGACCATCGTCTGCGAGGGCGCGGGTCAATACGCTTGCGAATACATGACCGCCGGGACCGTCGTGCTGCTCGGACCCATGGGCGACCACATCGGCGCGGGCATGACCGACGGCGTGGCGTACCTCTATGATCCCGACGGCACGCAGGACGTGCGTTTCATGATCGACGAGCGCAGCGTCGCCATTTCGACGCCCAGCGAGGACGAACTCTACGAGGTGCTCGCCGCGCTGCTCGACGAATACCACGAGGCGACGGGTTCGGCCCGGGCGATCGAGGCGAGGCAGAACCTGTATCAGTTCACGAAGATCACTCCGCTCGCGGCCGTGTACGAGGAAATGAAGAAGAAATTCGCCGTCGATCTCGGCAAGACGATCGCGGGATAA